From one Luteolibacter sp. SL250 genomic stretch:
- the nrfD gene encoding NrfD/PsrC family molybdoenzyme membrane anchor subunit: MASSTHTAPETHTGVKLPVLEREKLILNGRSYHWITERICGVVENKQPLLWWLLFIPSALIALIGVGGGLTYLVSTGVGVWGMTNRVFWGWDITNFVFWIGIGHAGTLISAVLFLTRQNWRTSINRAAEAMTIFAVCCAGIFPAFHIGRVWFAWFLAPVPNANGIWQNFKSPLLWDVFAVSTYFTASLIFWYLGMVPDLATIRDRCKPGLRKLLYGIFSLGWRGGNRQWSHYEMAYLLLAALSTPLVLSVHSVVSFDFATSVVPGWHTTIFPPYFVAGAIFGGFAMVLTIMIPARFIYGLQDVITMKHIDNMAKIILLTGTIVGYAYLMELFVAFYSGAIYEMDAFKFRIAGPYWWAYYAMMGCNVISPQLFWFKWCRENLWVIMIVSMCVNVGMWFERFVIIVTTLARMWLPGDWKTYSPSGVEMMTFVGTIGMFLALFLLFLRFLPCINIAEVKWTLPESDPHFDDNNEHDDHGTVSEAAYQKELVSSK; the protein is encoded by the coding sequence ATGGCATCCTCCACCCACACAGCTCCGGAGACGCACACGGGAGTGAAACTCCCGGTTCTTGAGCGTGAAAAGCTGATCCTCAACGGCCGGTCCTACCACTGGATCACCGAGCGGATCTGCGGCGTCGTCGAAAACAAGCAGCCGCTCCTCTGGTGGCTCCTGTTCATCCCGTCCGCGCTCATCGCCCTCATCGGCGTCGGCGGCGGCCTGACCTACCTCGTTTCCACGGGTGTCGGTGTCTGGGGGATGACCAACCGGGTCTTCTGGGGCTGGGACATCACCAACTTCGTGTTCTGGATCGGTATCGGCCACGCCGGAACGCTGATTTCGGCGGTGCTGTTCCTCACACGACAGAATTGGCGGACGTCCATCAACCGCGCGGCGGAGGCCATGACCATCTTCGCCGTGTGTTGCGCGGGTATCTTCCCGGCCTTCCACATCGGCCGTGTCTGGTTCGCCTGGTTCCTCGCCCCGGTGCCGAACGCGAACGGCATCTGGCAGAACTTCAAATCGCCCCTCCTCTGGGACGTGTTCGCGGTGTCCACCTACTTCACCGCCTCCCTCATCTTCTGGTACCTCGGCATGGTGCCGGACCTCGCCACCATCCGCGACCGGTGCAAGCCGGGCCTGCGCAAGCTCCTCTACGGGATCTTCTCCCTCGGCTGGCGCGGTGGCAACCGCCAGTGGAGCCACTATGAGATGGCCTACCTGCTGCTCGCCGCCCTCTCCACCCCGCTCGTGCTTTCCGTGCACTCGGTCGTGTCCTTCGACTTCGCCACCTCCGTCGTTCCGGGCTGGCACACCACCATCTTCCCGCCGTATTTCGTCGCAGGCGCCATCTTCGGTGGCTTCGCGATGGTGCTCACGATCATGATCCCGGCCCGTTTCATCTACGGCCTCCAGGACGTGATCACGATGAAGCACATCGACAACATGGCGAAGATCATCCTCCTGACCGGCACCATCGTCGGCTACGCCTACCTCATGGAGCTGTTCGTCGCCTTCTACTCCGGCGCGATCTACGAAATGGACGCCTTCAAGTTCCGGATCGCCGGTCCATACTGGTGGGCCTACTACGCGATGATGGGCTGCAACGTCATCTCCCCGCAGCTTTTCTGGTTCAAATGGTGCCGGGAAAACCTCTGGGTCATCATGATCGTCTCGATGTGCGTCAACGTCGGCATGTGGTTCGAGCGCTTCGTCATCATCGTGACCACCCTGGCGCGGATGTGGCTGCCGGGTGACTGGAAGACCTACTCCCCGTCCGGTGTGGAGATGATGACCTTCGTCGGCACCATCGGCATGTTCCTCGCCCTGTTCCTCCTCTTCCTGCGCTTCCTGCCCTGCATCAACATCGCCGAGGTGAAGTGGACCCTTCCGGAGTCCGACCCGCACTTCGACGACAACAACGAGCACGACGACCACGGCACGGTCTCCGAAGCCGCCTACCAGAAGGAGCTGGTCTCCTCCAAGTAA
- a CDS encoding TAT-variant-translocated molybdopterin oxidoreductase — protein sequence MSKRIWNHPEADAGNATVAWRSPGQLQDSPEFRTWLEREFPQGAAEMADGEDAETSRRSFLKLMGASTALAGFGMAACRRPESYIVPYTKAPEWVIPGKATYYASSMPRAGGATPLVVTTFEGRPTKLGANTLHPDNEGTDAFVQASVLDLYSVSRSRTILKEGKKASRKELDEMVAALAKNAGGKIGFVFGADDCPTRSRLTRELAAKFSAAKFYQYEPLSGDSVLGDGVTTAVDFSKADRILSFDCDFTALDSQGPIRPFYDRRKPEGRFYDQKADAAGMNRLYMVEAAFSLTGGIADHRLRVPASQIVTIAAQIARGLGVDAASLTAAGEVTDAKHLQWIAALVEDLKANAGKSVVLAGSRLPAAIRQLAFEINSKLGNIGEGKPLATYRTEVTGLGTLADVKADIDSGAVDTLILLTPANPLHDALADLGFADSFKKLKASIHLGTRTDATAHASTWHIPAAHYLETWSDARSVRGTYTIVQPMILPLYADCVSELELLLALLSEEGKLINGEGEEGAASPAYTAVRATFAAIGGEGDTVWKQLLRDGFLKDSGYPATEVSLPQNVWSGLGSIRREVPSTTSLDVIFATDASVYDGRWIDNGWLQEAPDPVSKLTWDNAALIAPQTAKDLGIYKDLVPLSTRFADRAPEGDNEGEHRTAPMIKLTVNGVTIEIAVLISFGQAENTIVIPLGYGQGFNEEDELERDTKKASHVGLVGVNRGFDAYVLRKSGSEYYATGATAEKIAKRYHVALTQEHNSMYGRALAREISTIETDELKGDFAKQLAGVKKQGNDSHAPENISLYKQEGSSTWDPGKDGKAKPLLSDPLHQWAMAIDLSACTGCNACLIACQAENNIPIVGKEQVARGREMHWVRMDRYYAVHKDNDFDPGNPEMITQGVSCVQCESAPCETVCPVNATVHTEDGLNAMAYNRCIGTRYCANNCPYKARRFNFFDYNKRNPLIAHNLNKGPFGEKQVGQGPHLQRNPNVTVRMRGVMEKCTYCVQRLKDAVIRQKRAQKHEVLADGRKSPEVQVTTNTLRVPVEALKVACQDVCGAEAISFGNLLDGDKSTMVRAKNSERNYDLLNYIGTRPRTSYLARVKNPNPQMPDAKFVGKATIDMV from the coding sequence ATGAGTAAGCGCATTTGGAACCACCCGGAAGCGGACGCTGGCAATGCCACCGTCGCTTGGCGCAGCCCGGGACAGCTTCAGGACTCACCGGAGTTCCGCACCTGGCTGGAGCGGGAGTTCCCGCAGGGAGCCGCGGAAATGGCGGATGGTGAGGACGCGGAGACGTCCCGTCGTTCCTTCCTGAAACTGATGGGGGCATCCACCGCGCTGGCTGGCTTCGGCATGGCCGCCTGCCGCCGTCCGGAATCCTACATCGTCCCCTACACCAAGGCCCCCGAGTGGGTGATCCCCGGCAAGGCGACCTATTACGCATCCTCCATGCCGCGTGCCGGTGGCGCGACGCCGCTGGTGGTGACCACCTTCGAGGGCCGTCCGACCAAGCTGGGCGCGAACACCCTGCACCCGGACAACGAGGGCACCGACGCCTTCGTCCAGGCTTCCGTCCTCGACCTCTACTCCGTCTCCCGTTCCCGCACCATCCTCAAGGAAGGCAAGAAGGCCTCCCGCAAGGAGCTGGACGAAATGGTGGCCGCACTGGCCAAGAACGCCGGTGGCAAGATCGGCTTCGTTTTCGGCGCCGATGACTGCCCGACCCGCAGCCGCCTGACCCGTGAGCTGGCCGCGAAGTTCTCCGCCGCGAAGTTCTACCAATACGAGCCCCTCTCCGGGGACTCCGTGCTGGGTGACGGTGTCACGACCGCCGTTGATTTCTCCAAGGCCGACCGCATTCTTTCCTTCGACTGCGATTTCACCGCGCTCGATTCCCAAGGTCCGATCCGTCCGTTCTACGACCGCCGCAAGCCGGAAGGCCGTTTCTACGACCAGAAGGCGGACGCCGCCGGCATGAACCGCCTCTACATGGTGGAGGCCGCGTTCTCCCTGACCGGCGGTATCGCGGATCACCGCCTGCGTGTCCCAGCCAGCCAGATCGTCACCATCGCCGCCCAGATCGCCCGTGGCCTCGGCGTGGATGCCGCATCCCTCACCGCCGCCGGTGAAGTGACCGACGCCAAGCACCTGCAGTGGATCGCCGCCTTGGTCGAGGACCTGAAGGCCAACGCCGGCAAGTCCGTCGTCCTCGCCGGATCCCGCCTGCCCGCCGCCATCCGCCAGCTCGCGTTCGAGATCAACAGCAAGCTCGGCAACATCGGTGAAGGCAAGCCGCTCGCCACCTACCGCACGGAAGTGACCGGCCTCGGCACCCTGGCGGACGTCAAGGCGGACATTGATTCCGGTGCGGTCGATACCCTGATCCTCCTCACCCCCGCCAACCCGCTCCACGACGCGCTCGCGGACCTCGGTTTCGCGGATTCCTTCAAGAAACTGAAGGCCAGCATCCATCTCGGCACCCGCACGGACGCCACGGCGCATGCCTCCACCTGGCACATTCCGGCCGCCCATTATCTGGAAACGTGGTCGGACGCCCGCAGCGTCCGCGGCACCTACACCATCGTCCAGCCGATGATCCTGCCGCTCTACGCGGACTGTGTTTCGGAGCTGGAACTCCTGCTCGCGCTGCTTTCGGAGGAAGGCAAGCTGATCAACGGCGAAGGTGAGGAAGGCGCGGCATCCCCTGCCTACACCGCCGTCCGCGCCACCTTCGCCGCAATCGGCGGGGAAGGGGACACCGTCTGGAAGCAGTTGCTCCGCGATGGCTTCCTGAAGGATTCCGGCTATCCCGCCACGGAAGTCAGCCTTCCGCAGAACGTCTGGTCCGGTCTCGGCTCCATCCGTCGCGAAGTGCCTTCCACCACCTCGCTGGATGTGATCTTCGCCACGGACGCCTCCGTCTATGACGGCCGCTGGATCGACAACGGCTGGCTCCAGGAAGCCCCCGATCCAGTGTCCAAGCTGACCTGGGACAACGCGGCGCTCATCGCCCCGCAGACCGCCAAGGATCTGGGCATCTACAAGGATCTCGTGCCGCTCAGCACCCGCTTCGCCGACCGTGCCCCGGAAGGGGACAACGAAGGCGAACACCGCACCGCGCCGATGATCAAGCTGACCGTCAACGGCGTCACCATCGAGATCGCCGTCCTCATTTCCTTCGGCCAGGCGGAGAACACCATCGTCATCCCGCTCGGCTACGGCCAAGGCTTCAATGAAGAGGATGAACTGGAGCGTGACACGAAGAAAGCCTCCCACGTCGGCCTCGTCGGTGTGAACCGCGGTTTCGATGCCTACGTCCTCCGCAAATCCGGCAGCGAATATTACGCCACCGGGGCCACGGCCGAGAAGATCGCCAAACGCTACCACGTGGCCCTCACCCAGGAGCACAACTCCATGTATGGCCGCGCGCTGGCCCGTGAGATCTCCACCATCGAAACCGATGAGCTGAAGGGTGACTTCGCCAAGCAGCTCGCCGGCGTCAAGAAGCAGGGCAACGACTCCCACGCCCCTGAGAACATCTCCCTCTACAAGCAGGAAGGCTCCTCCACCTGGGACCCCGGCAAGGACGGCAAGGCCAAGCCGCTCCTCAGCGACCCGCTGCACCAGTGGGCCATGGCCATCGACCTTTCCGCCTGCACCGGCTGCAACGCCTGCCTCATCGCCTGCCAGGCGGAGAACAACATCCCGATCGTCGGCAAGGAACAGGTCGCCCGCGGCCGTGAGATGCACTGGGTCCGGATGGACCGCTACTACGCCGTCCACAAGGACAACGACTTCGACCCGGGCAACCCGGAGATGATCACCCAGGGTGTCTCCTGCGTGCAGTGCGAAAGCGCCCCGTGCGAAACGGTCTGCCCGGTGAACGCCACCGTCCACACCGAGGACGGCCTCAACGCGATGGCCTACAACCGCTGCATCGGCACCCGCTACTGCGCGAACAACTGCCCGTACAAGGCCCGCCGCTTCAACTTCTTCGACTACAACAAGCGCAACCCGCTCATCGCCCACAACCTCAACAAGGGACCGTTCGGCGAGAAGCAGGTCGGCCAGGGGCCGCACCTCCAGCGCAACCCGAACGTCACCGTCCGCATGCGCGGTGTGATGGAGAAGTGCACCTACTGCGTGCAGCGCCTCAAGGACGCCGTCATCCGCCAGAAGCGCGCCCAGAAGCACGAAGTGCTCGCGGACGGCCGGAAGTCTCCGGAAGTCCAGGTCACCACCAACACCCTCCGCGTGCCGGTGGAAGCCCTCAAGGTGGCCTGCCAGGACGTCTGCGGTGCGGAAGCCATCAGCTTCGGCAACCTCCTCGACGGTGACAAGTCCACCATGGTCCGCGCGAAGAACAGCGAGCGGAACTACGACCTGCTCAACTACATCGGCACCCGCCCGCGCACCAGCTACCTGGCCCGGGTGAAGAACCCGAACCCGCAGATGCCGGACGCCAAGTTCGTCGGCAAGGCGACCATCGACATGGTCTGA
- a CDS encoding cytochrome c3 family protein produces the protein MANFFPRWSNLLPLKIAFCAGTALAGVALAFAYYATPKATTVGYQPAQPIPFSHKIHVDQLGLDCRYCHSFVDVSGTSNVPTGNTCWNCHQHVQKDSPKLAPLHKSMNVSYEGYDGKPIEWVRVHKAPDYVYFNHSAHVNRGISCQSCHGDVDKMEVVFQAESHSMAWCIDCHKAPEKHLRPLEEVFNFSYGDKDVAKYAKANSGIKTTEDLGLKLKQQFDIKPKTSCATCHH, from the coding sequence ATGGCAAATTTTTTCCCACGCTGGTCGAACCTGCTTCCGCTGAAGATTGCCTTTTGTGCTGGCACGGCTCTGGCGGGTGTTGCCCTTGCTTTCGCCTATTACGCGACCCCAAAGGCGACGACCGTCGGATACCAGCCGGCCCAGCCGATCCCGTTCTCGCACAAGATCCACGTTGACCAGCTCGGTCTCGACTGCCGCTACTGCCACTCGTTCGTGGATGTTTCCGGCACTTCCAACGTCCCGACCGGGAATACCTGCTGGAACTGCCACCAGCACGTGCAGAAGGACAGTCCGAAGCTTGCTCCGCTTCACAAGTCCATGAACGTGAGCTATGAAGGCTACGACGGCAAACCCATCGAGTGGGTGCGCGTCCACAAGGCCCCTGACTACGTTTATTTCAACCACTCCGCCCACGTGAACCGGGGCATCTCCTGCCAGAGCTGCCACGGCGACGTGGACAAGATGGAAGTGGTCTTCCAGGCGGAAAGCCACTCGATGGCATGGTGCATCGACTGCCACAAGGCTCCGGAGAAGCACCTCCGCCCGCTTGAGGAGGTCTTCAATTTCTCCTACGGCGACAAGGACGTCGCGAAGTACGCGAAGGCGAACTCCGGCATCAAGACGACCGAAGACCTCGGCCTGAAGCTCAAGCAGCAGTTCGACATCAAGCCGAAGACCAGTTGCGCGACCTGCCACCACTGA
- a CDS encoding nucleotide disphospho-sugar-binding domain-containing protein: protein MRKLRICLLAPPYAGHLNPLLGLGRELLPLAEVTVLSTPGAMRSVEAAGLHGHAIIREHERLILEIASPGQSVKGNPFLLFRQLKANVSLQTEVLEEVAAALEELRPDLVIADFTLPVAGVAAERHGIPWWSHLPSPCVFEAPDGPPAYFGGLFPAEAPAEQALHFLLRKTTRLFKRLMFWIFRRTFRNVGLPSVYREDGSERAYSPERILVSAASEIEFPRTYPPHFRFIGPLLYTPPVEPAPPVFAEGRTHVLVTLGSHLGHRKDEIATAIRDLADRNPEWIFHFTDGDPQAGRHEGAGNFQRHPFISYDLHLPCYDLVIHHGGSGILHHCLKHGIPAVVMPMDFDQFDNAARLVWAGTAVRADSPEELASAFREVVENPAIREQCRRFAHILANYEPGARIRRMVGERFS, encoded by the coding sequence GTGAGAAAGCTCCGGATCTGCCTGTTGGCGCCTCCCTACGCCGGCCACCTGAATCCGCTGCTGGGGCTCGGCAGGGAACTCCTGCCGCTGGCGGAGGTGACGGTGCTCAGCACCCCCGGGGCGATGCGGTCCGTGGAGGCGGCGGGGCTGCACGGCCACGCCATCATCCGGGAGCATGAGCGGCTCATCCTTGAAATCGCCTCGCCCGGGCAATCGGTGAAAGGGAATCCCTTCCTCCTGTTCAGGCAGTTGAAGGCGAATGTCTCCCTGCAGACGGAGGTGCTGGAGGAAGTGGCGGCCGCCCTGGAGGAACTCCGGCCGGACCTGGTGATCGCGGACTTCACCCTGCCCGTCGCCGGGGTTGCGGCCGAGCGGCATGGCATCCCGTGGTGGAGCCACCTGCCCTCACCGTGCGTGTTCGAGGCTCCGGACGGCCCGCCCGCGTACTTCGGCGGACTCTTTCCGGCGGAGGCTCCTGCGGAACAGGCGCTCCATTTCCTGCTGCGGAAGACCACCCGGCTGTTCAAGCGGCTCATGTTCTGGATCTTCCGCCGCACGTTCAGGAACGTGGGCCTCCCGTCCGTCTATCGGGAGGACGGCTCGGAGCGTGCCTACTCCCCGGAGCGCATCCTGGTTTCCGCCGCCAGCGAGATCGAGTTTCCGCGGACCTATCCCCCGCATTTCCGGTTCATCGGCCCGCTGTTGTACACGCCCCCGGTCGAGCCGGCACCGCCTGTTTTTGCGGAGGGGCGGACGCACGTACTGGTGACTCTGGGCAGCCATCTCGGCCATCGGAAGGATGAGATCGCCACGGCCATCCGTGATCTTGCCGACCGGAATCCGGAATGGATCTTCCATTTCACGGACGGAGATCCGCAGGCGGGACGGCACGAGGGAGCGGGGAATTTCCAGCGCCACCCGTTCATTTCGTATGACCTCCATCTTCCGTGCTATGATCTGGTGATCCACCATGGTGGCAGCGGCATCCTCCACCACTGCCTGAAACACGGCATCCCCGCGGTGGTGATGCCGATGGATTTCGACCAGTTCGACAACGCGGCCCGTCTGGTGTGGGCGGGGACGGCGGTCCGGGCTGATTCTCCGGAGGAACTGGCGTCCGCTTTCCGTGAGGTGGTGGAAAATCCGGCGATCCGGGAGCAGTGCCGCCGTTTCGCGCACATCCTGGCGAACTACGAACCCGGGGCGCGGATCCGGCGGATGGTGGGGGAGAGGTTCTCCTGA
- a CDS encoding glycosyltransferase yields MLVTLSIIMCCGLYLLLLGMKGVLAVLQARKDAHAEEPFVKLRTLTVLQPILSGDEKLERMLESNLLSLPGQCFIWLCDSEDAEAIRVAEKLRAAHPGHQIAIVICPDCPDGVNPKVFKLIQASPMVETPYFAVLDDDTHLPTATAADLVMHAQGAMVSTALPSYRESGGFSGTLLAQFVNNNSAMTYLSLLPFCPPISLNGMCYVMKTGDIGIFMGITRHLTDDLALAGAVKAAGGVIHQSSLPVFLTTHVDGFPHYLRMMHRWYLFALLLVRGQSPARQVVIFAMYGWHQLLLWVPLVFLVIRPSLRLAVFTVIVFIVRSFILQLMQAGVFGMPIHRPFASLISELLQPLHMIHALVNRRIRWRSRRYRVFASDRFHKDE; encoded by the coding sequence ATGTTGGTGACCCTTTCCATCATCATGTGCTGCGGCCTCTACCTTCTCCTGCTGGGGATGAAGGGGGTGCTCGCCGTGCTGCAGGCGCGGAAAGACGCGCACGCGGAGGAACCTTTCGTGAAACTGCGGACCCTCACCGTCCTGCAGCCCATCCTCAGCGGGGATGAGAAGCTGGAGCGGATGCTGGAGAGCAACCTGCTGTCGCTGCCGGGGCAATGCTTCATCTGGCTGTGCGACTCGGAAGATGCGGAGGCCATCCGCGTGGCGGAAAAGCTGCGGGCCGCCCACCCGGGTCACCAGATCGCCATCGTCATCTGCCCGGACTGCCCGGACGGGGTGAACCCGAAGGTTTTCAAACTCATCCAGGCTTCGCCGATGGTGGAGACGCCGTATTTCGCGGTGCTGGATGATGACACCCACCTTCCCACCGCCACGGCGGCGGATCTGGTCATGCACGCTCAGGGTGCGATGGTCTCGACCGCGCTTCCCTCCTACCGGGAAAGCGGAGGGTTCTCCGGCACCCTGCTCGCGCAGTTCGTGAACAACAACTCGGCGATGACCTACCTGTCGCTGCTGCCTTTCTGCCCGCCCATCTCCCTCAACGGCATGTGCTACGTGATGAAGACGGGGGACATCGGTATCTTCATGGGCATCACCCGTCATCTGACGGATGACCTTGCGCTCGCCGGGGCGGTGAAGGCCGCCGGAGGGGTGATCCACCAGTCTTCCCTGCCGGTGTTCCTCACCACCCACGTGGATGGATTCCCCCACTACCTGCGGATGATGCACCGCTGGTACCTGTTCGCGCTGCTGCTGGTCCGGGGGCAATCTCCGGCCCGGCAGGTGGTGATCTTCGCGATGTATGGCTGGCACCAGCTCCTGCTGTGGGTGCCGCTGGTGTTCCTGGTGATCCGGCCTTCGTTGAGGCTGGCGGTGTTCACGGTGATTGTTTTCATCGTCCGCTCCTTCATCCTGCAACTGATGCAGGCGGGGGTGTTCGGAATGCCCATCCACCGGCCGTTCGCATCCCTCATTTCGGAACTGCTGCAACCGCTGCACATGATTCATGCGCTGGTGAACCGCAGGATCCGCTGGCGCAGCCGGAGGTACCGCGTCTTCGCCAGCGACCGCTTCCACAAAGATGAATGA
- a CDS encoding NAD-dependent epimerase/dehydratase family protein, producing MNILITGASGFVGGSFMRWASRNPSVCVHGIGRRRLQMANYTSWDLTKPLEIEQTPDVVIHAAARSAPWGSLEEFRRQNVTATENVVDFCVRKRVKHLIYISSSSVFYREADQEGMTEETPIGPDFVNHYARTKYEGELAARKFPGRVVVLRPRAVFGEGDTVLFPRILAAARAGRMYRFLREGPPVKGDLIHIGSLCDYMLRAALDPAVEGDFNLTNDAPVEIEPFLCGVFQRLGIPLPDKTMSSEKALKLATAIEWVYKIIMPYKEPPITRFGIGVLAYSKTFDASKTLRVLGPPAVTLEDGVEAFVRWQKQQMR from the coding sequence ATGAATATCCTCATCACAGGCGCGTCCGGCTTTGTAGGCGGTTCCTTCATGCGCTGGGCTTCACGGAACCCGTCCGTGTGCGTGCACGGCATCGGCCGCCGCAGGCTGCAAATGGCGAACTACACATCCTGGGACCTCACGAAGCCGCTGGAGATCGAGCAGACGCCGGACGTGGTGATCCATGCCGCGGCGAGGTCAGCTCCGTGGGGATCCCTTGAGGAGTTCCGCCGCCAGAACGTCACCGCCACGGAAAACGTGGTGGATTTCTGCGTGCGGAAGCGCGTGAAGCACCTCATCTACATTTCCTCCAGTTCGGTCTTCTACCGGGAGGCGGATCAGGAAGGCATGACGGAGGAGACGCCCATCGGTCCTGATTTCGTGAACCACTACGCCCGCACGAAATACGAGGGGGAACTGGCGGCACGGAAATTTCCCGGCCGGGTGGTGGTCCTCCGTCCGCGTGCGGTGTTCGGGGAAGGGGACACGGTCCTGTTCCCGCGCATCCTGGCAGCGGCCAGGGCCGGGAGGATGTACCGGTTCCTCCGTGAGGGTCCGCCGGTAAAAGGGGATCTCATCCACATCGGTTCACTGTGCGACTACATGCTGCGCGCCGCTCTGGACCCGGCGGTGGAGGGGGATTTCAACCTCACCAACGATGCCCCGGTCGAAATCGAGCCGTTTTTATGCGGGGTGTTCCAACGCCTCGGTATCCCGCTGCCGGACAAAACAATGTCGTCTGAGAAGGCGCTGAAGCTGGCGACCGCGATCGAATGGGTCTATAAAATCATCATGCCGTACAAGGAACCGCCCATCACCCGCTTCGGCATCGGTGTGCTGGCGTATTCGAAAACCTTTGATGCCTCGAAAACCCTGCGCGTTCTCGGGCCGCCCGCCGTCACTCTGGAGGATGGAGTGGAGGCGTTCGTCCGCTGGCAAAAACAACAGATGCGCTGA
- a CDS encoding F390 synthetase-related protein: MPETLSILRHFVAARWLRRFSTRVALLSWQRERLDGFLVRLVEEVPFYQGRPPALESLPVIGKAEMRLNFSALNRHGIHLEEAEAVALEAETRREFSPVLPGGMTVGLSSGTSGKRGVFLVSPEERQRWAGMVLAKMLSRESLVRILSFWRSPLRIAFFLRADSNLYRTVASRRIDFRFYDLLRPLGDLAHDLEIQRPHILIAPASVLAELAGIDPLGIQPRQVISVAEVLDGRDAEAIRARFRVEPAQIYQATEGFLACTCREGRLHLNEEVLHVEPEWLDAGRTMFHPVITDFSRLSQAFVRHRLDDVLVPDGRECPCGNPSMVLARVEGRADEVLRFPEPVFPDVLRQALYAMPDAPDFYRIEQHGWELRIFLKDPSPAMAGEVGNVMIRLFQRLGLATPRLAFPEWTDQPRGEKRRRIRCVTPMHTST, translated from the coding sequence ATGCCTGAGACCCTTTCCATCCTCCGGCACTTCGTGGCCGCGCGCTGGTTGCGGCGTTTTTCCACCCGGGTTGCCCTGCTTTCATGGCAGCGCGAGCGGCTGGATGGCTTCCTGGTGCGGCTGGTGGAGGAGGTGCCCTTCTATCAGGGGCGGCCCCCCGCGCTGGAATCCCTGCCGGTGATCGGCAAGGCGGAGATGCGGCTGAACTTCTCCGCACTCAACCGGCACGGCATCCATCTGGAAGAGGCGGAGGCGGTCGCGCTCGAGGCGGAAACACGGCGGGAATTTTCGCCGGTGCTGCCGGGCGGGATGACGGTGGGACTTTCATCCGGAACGTCCGGGAAGCGGGGCGTGTTCCTCGTCAGTCCGGAGGAGCGGCAGAGGTGGGCGGGCATGGTCCTGGCGAAGATGCTCTCGCGGGAATCCCTCGTCAGGATCCTCAGCTTCTGGAGGTCGCCGCTCCGCATCGCATTCTTCCTGCGCGCCGACAGCAACCTCTACCGCACGGTGGCCAGCCGCCGCATTGATTTCCGGTTTTACGACCTGCTGCGCCCCTTGGGTGATCTCGCCCACGATTTGGAAATCCAGCGGCCCCACATCCTGATCGCCCCTGCGTCCGTTCTCGCGGAACTCGCCGGGATCGATCCCCTCGGCATCCAACCACGGCAGGTGATCTCCGTCGCGGAGGTGCTGGACGGGCGTGATGCGGAGGCCATCCGCGCACGCTTCCGGGTGGAGCCCGCGCAGATCTATCAGGCGACGGAGGGCTTCCTGGCCTGCACCTGCCGGGAAGGACGGCTGCATCTGAATGAGGAGGTGCTGCATGTGGAGCCGGAGTGGCTGGATGCGGGGCGGACGATGTTCCACCCGGTCATCACGGACTTTTCACGGCTGTCGCAGGCCTTCGTCCGCCACCGTCTGGACGATGTGCTGGTGCCGGACGGACGGGAATGTCCGTGCGGTAATCCCTCGATGGTGCTGGCCCGCGTGGAGGGCCGTGCGGATGAAGTCCTGCGCTTCCCGGAGCCGGTGTTTCCGGATGTGTTGCGGCAGGCACTCTACGCCATGCCGGATGCGCCGGACTTCTACCGCATCGAGCAGCACGGATGGGAGCTGAGGATCTTCCTCAAGGATCCATCCCCAGCCATGGCGGGCGAGGTGGGGAATGTCATGATACGGCTTTTCCAAAGGTTGGGCCTCGCCACTCCGCGGCTGGCCTTTCCGGAGTGGACGGACCAACCTCGCGGGGAAAAACGCCGTCGCATCCGCTGCGTCACCCCAATGCATACTTCCACATGA